The Symphalangus syndactylus isolate Jambi chromosome 8, NHGRI_mSymSyn1-v2.1_pri, whole genome shotgun sequence genome includes a window with the following:
- the RD3L gene encoding protein RD3-like codes for MPLFGWMKWPKNNSYKPTHYPGSDIVTKTLFRELKWHLKERERLIQEIENEQKVKKTGVDYSWLRNYQNPYTTIPVTEQRQLEVLCSQVQPCQTGTILSRFREVLAENDVLPWEIVYIFKQVLKDFLSSSDRGSEQEDLEDSGSMHCPALSVIPGDNSKTADKDEIPTISSYVDKNTKDRFPVFSHRIWNLPHYHPSS; via the exons ATGCCACTTTTTGGCTGGATGAAATGGCCCAAAAACAATTCCTACAAACCCACACACTATCCTGGCTCAGACATAGTGACAAAGACTCTGTTTCGGGAATTAAAATGGCACCTAAAGGAGCGAGAGAGATTAATACAAGAaattgaaaatgaacaaaaagtgaaaaaaacaggTGTGGATTACAGCTGGCTCAGAAACTACCAGAATCCCTACACAACTATCCCAGTGACTGAACAAAGACAACTTGAAGTTCTTTGCTCACAAGTTCAACCTTGCCAAACTGGAACTATTCTCAGCAG ATTTCGAGAAGTTTTGGCAGAAAATGATGTGCTGCCATGGGAAATAGTCTACATCTTCAAGCAAGTTCTGAAAGACTTCCTAAGCAGCTCTGACAGAGGGAGTGAGCAAGAGGACCTGGAGGACTCAGGGAGCATGCACTGCCCTGCTCTTTCTGTGATCCCAGGTGACAACTCCAAGACGGCAGACAAAGATGAAATACCCACCATTTCCAGTTACGTAGACAAAAACACAAAGGACAGGTTCCCAGTGTTCTCACACAGAATATGGAACCTACCACATTATCACCCATCTAGTTAA